The nucleotide window ATCACGACCGCGCACTATCTGACGCCGAATCGCCGCGATATCAACCTGCGCGGGATCGACCCCGACGTGCGCGTCGACGAGAACCGCGACGCGCGCTTCGGCGACGTCGAGCAGGACGCGCAGCTCAAAGCCGCCGTCGCGCTGCTGCAGAAGAAGATCGACCCCTCGAAGAACTAGGAGCTCGCGCCCGGGCGATTAGCTCAGCTGGGAGAGCGCCTCCCTTACAAGGAGGATGTCGGCGGTTCGAGCCCGTCATCGCCCACCACAGATTGGCCTTTGATTACCCTCCTCAAATCGTACGCGCCAAGTTAACTGCCATGACGCTGGCGTCAGTTGCTGATGGTGATGCCTTTGAGACTACTTTGCTTTCCGAACGTTTTAAAGTATTGCTGTGGCTTTCCGCCTGACGGATATTGCCAAACGCCAATCTTGGTCGCCCGAGATTCGTCTCCGTTGGTTCCGACTGGGATCAGAATGAGATTCGCATTAAGCCAAGATTGTTCGATGTTTCTAGATTTGCCAGCAAACTGTGTTTTCGAAACGACGGTTCCGCTGGAGCCGGTGATGCTTAAGCGATAAAGCGCCGCCGAATTGGGCGCACGCTGCGATGCTCCCCCAACCACCGTCATATAAGTCCCATCCCATTGTACCGCTCCAGGATTTGCAGGGATGGTGGTATCCATCTGAATGTCAAGAAACTGACTGCCCCCAGACGGGAGTTCTGCGACGCCGACACCGTCGCCATTGGTACCGTCTACAAAGAGGTCTCCGTTGTTATCGTAGCCGCAAAACATAGGGCCGACGTCGGTCTTATACAGGGTCGGCGATCCCTGCGCATTTGCGAAGACTGCTACATTGTTTCCGCTGGCTCCGCCGAAGACCACCGCTAAATCACCGCTGATTGGATCGATTGAGCAGCCGTATGTTTGCCCTGGCAGATCTAAGGACGAGATTGGAGTCGTGCCGCCATGACTGTACTCGACGACGGCGGACTGCTCGGTTAGAAATGCATCGCCGTCGCTATCTGAGCACGCTCCTTTTGCGGCAGCTGCAATAGTCCCGGCAATTTTGCCCTTCGGATACGAAAGTACATAGGACCGCCCGTCGGCCGCAACGTACATCCAGCTCTTCGCTTTCGTCTCACCGATTTCGGGTGGGCCTACTTCGTGTGAACCCGATGCTACGACGGTGGGCGGAGAGGCTCCCTGGCCTCCTTGTGTCATCGCGCACCCGGCCAGAAATGTAATGACCAGACCTGTGGCAATAGCCCGGCCAAAGAAACCTGGTAACACGCTCTTCCTCTCCTTCGTGAAGACTCAAGGCCCCACGGTAGTTTAATTTCCATCGCTCGAGCTGGCTTCCCCCGTCCTTAAACGACCCTCGACCGCAAACGTTCTAGCTAAAGAGATCAGGGTTAACCCCGGATAGAAACCGGGGGCTTTACGGCCCCCTTTTGAGCCGTTCTTGGGCCCCGGCCCGAGCGATATGATCTACAAAGGAATGTGACGTGTGGGCGCGCGTCGCCCTGACGCTCGGGATACTCTGGCGGTTGCTGCTCGGCGCGGCCGTCGGCTACGTCATTGCGCTGGCGCACGCCATGAGCGACGCTCCGGGTTAGCGCACGAGGAACGCCGCTCGGCGGCGGCGGATAGCCTCTACTCTAGTGGAAGGAACCAAATGAAGACGCTGCCGGCGAACGCGGAGATCGTCGTCGAGCGCGAGGGCGAGATCGCCGTCGTCTCGATGAACCGCCCGGAGAAGCGCAACGCGCTCTCGCTCGCGATGATGCGCGAGCTCGACGCGAGCCTGGAGGCGATCGGGCGAGAGCCGGAGACGCGCGCTGTGATCCTGCGCGGCGAAGGACCGGCGTTCTCGGCGGGGCACGACCTGCGCGAGCTTTCGAATCGGGAACCCGGCGATTACCGCGAGATCTTTCAGACCTGCGTCGATCTCATGGCGCGCATCGCAGCCGTTCCGCAGCCGGTGATCGCCGAAGTCGCGCGCGTCGCGACCGCGGCCGGCTGCCAGCTCGTTGCGGCCTGCGATCTCGCGGTCGCGTCGACCGAGGCGACGTTCGCGACGCCGGGGGTTCGGATCGGTCTCTTCTGCAGCACGCCGATGGTCGCGCTCTCGCGCGCCGTCGGGCGCAAGCGCGCGATGGAGATGCTCCTCACCGGGGACCCGATCGACGCGCAGACGGCGCTTGCGTGGGGCCTGGTCAATCGCGTCGTCGCCCCGGAGCGCCTCCACGATGAGACGCTCGCGTTCGCGCGCCGGATCGCGTCGGCGAGCCGCGGCATCGTCGGTCTCGGCAAGGCGGCCTTCTACGCGCAGATCGATCTCGACCAAACCGCCGCCTACGATTACGCCAAAGAGGTGATGACGTCGAACGCACTCGGCGCCGACGCGCGCGAAGGAATCGCGGCGTTTCTCGAGCGGCGCTCGCCGACTTGGCAACGTTGACCCCCGCGCGCGCTTCGCTGGGTACTTCCCATGCCCAGCGTAATCTGCTACCGTTGAAGCCCGGCCGATTGCGGCGCTCGCGACGTGGGCAGCGAGCGGACGCAACGCATCGCACGAGCGTCGCCCACACCCGGTATGCACGACCCGACAAAAAGGGATCCGCGCATACGCGACGGCAGGGGGGCTCGCCTACGGCGAGCCCTTCTGTGAAGGAAGCTTGGTGACTTTCGTTACTCCGCGGACGCGGTATGCCGCAATCGTTTTGCTCGTCGCGTTATTGGCGTCGCTCGCCGTCGCGTTCTTCCGCGTGCGCGTCGAGTCGCACGCGCGGCGCGTCGAGTTGGCGATGGACCTTACGGACTTCTACGCCTTGGCGCGCTCCTACGACTACAACCCCGCCGCCTTTCTCATCGCGCTGCGGCGTGCGGGTCTCACGTCGCTGGCGCTAACCGAGGAGCTCGGCGCGAACGTCGGCGACGACGGCAACGCGTACGTCACCACCGGGGGCGCCCTCGTCAATCAGGCGCGCCTCTCCAAGATCCGGGATCCTCTGCTCGCCGAGCTCGTGCGCTCGCATCGGATCGACTCGGGCGCGGTCTACCTGCTCGTCTCCGACCCGTCGTCCTACCATCGCTATCGCACCCAGCTCGCGCTCCACTTCATGGCCAAGAGCGTAAAGATTCTTCGTCCGACGCAGCCGTGGCTGATCGAGGTGCGCACGCAGATCGATTACTTCAACGCGATCGCGCTCGGCATCCCGACCGCGCAGATCGAGCTGGCGCGCCGCCTGGGACTGCTCGCGATCCCCCGTTTTCAGAACGACGAGCGCTTTCGCGAGCCGCAGATCGACGCGCTCTTTAAGGACGTGCTGCGATACGATCCCAAGGTCTCGACCGCGATCTTCTTCGGCCTGAGCAATCAGGTGCTCGGATATCCCGATCACCTGCAAGACACCGCCGACGCATTCAAGCTTCACGCGTTCAACTTCGGCTCGATCGAGACGTACGATCCGAGCCAGGTACAGAAGGGCAACGATACGCTGGCGAAGTTGATTCCGGGGCGGACCGTGCGCGTGCAGGCGATCGCAAAGACCGAGCTCGACAAGCTGAAGCTCGACGAGGTCGTCGCGCGCTACGTCCTCGGCGTGCGCGAGCGCAACGTCCGCGTCGTCTACCTGCGGCCGTGGGGCCATCAAGACGGCGATCTCTCGATCGAGGCGACGAACGTCGAGATGGTCAAGCAGATCGCCGACGAGTTGCGCGCCGACGGATTCCGGCTCGGCCGCGCGACGCCGATACCGCAGTATCACGGGAACAATCGCGTTCTCGTCGGTCTCGCCGCGCTCGCGGTTCCCTCGATCTTCGTGCTGCTGCTCGAAGCCTTCGGCTGGTACCGGCGCCGCCTCGCCGCCGCGGCGTACGCGCTGACCGCGCTGCTCTACCTCGCCGGAGTGCTGAGCCACCACGATGCGTTCGCGCGTTCGGTCATCGCGCTGGCGGGCGCGCTGCTCTTCGCGACGGCCGCGATGCTCGTCTTGATTCCCGCGTGGAGCGAGCGGCCGGCGGAACGCACCTCGACGCAGTTCCTTCGCAGCATCGGCTGGACGCTCGCGGCGACCGGCGTCGCGCTGCTCGGCGCGCTCGTCGTCATCGGCGTGCTGAGCTCGCCGCTGACGATGGAGGAGATCGAACGCTTCCGCGGCGTGCGCCTCATTCTCGCGCTGCCGCCGGCGATCGCGCTGGCGCTCTTTCTCTTCGACCCGCGCTTCGGTTCGGGCGTGCAGCGGCCGCGCGACGTCTTTCTCTCGCCCGTCCTTGCCTATCAATTGCTCGCGGGCGTCGTCGTGATCGCGCTCGGCGCGCTGATGCTCGTCCGCAGCGGCAACGACAGCGACGTCTCGCCGTCGGCATTCGAGCTTTCGCTGCGCCACTTGCTCACGCACGTTCTCAACGTCCGGCCGCGCTTCAAGGAGTTCTTGGTCGGCGTCCCCTGCATGATGCTCTTGCCCGCGCTGCTTCCGCCGCATCGTCGCGCGATCGGGTGGTTCCTCGCGCTCGGCATCGGCGTCGGCGTCGGCGACGTGATCGATACGTTCTCGCATCTCCACACGCCGATCGAGATCTCGCTGCTGCGCATCGTCAACGGCGTCGTCATCGGCGCGCTGATCGGCATGCTGGGAATCGCGGTCTACCGGCGGCTCCCCTTCGCGCGGGAGTGACGGTGCGCGTGCTCCTCTCCGGCTACTACGGCTTCG belongs to Candidatus Binatia bacterium and includes:
- a CDS encoding DUF5693 family protein, producing MTFVTPRTRYAAIVLLVALLASLAVAFFRVRVESHARRVELAMDLTDFYALARSYDYNPAAFLIALRRAGLTSLALTEELGANVGDDGNAYVTTGGALVNQARLSKIRDPLLAELVRSHRIDSGAVYLLVSDPSSYHRYRTQLALHFMAKSVKILRPTQPWLIEVRTQIDYFNAIALGIPTAQIELARRLGLLAIPRFQNDERFREPQIDALFKDVLRYDPKVSTAIFFGLSNQVLGYPDHLQDTADAFKLHAFNFGSIETYDPSQVQKGNDTLAKLIPGRTVRVQAIAKTELDKLKLDEVVARYVLGVRERNVRVVYLRPWGHQDGDLSIEATNVEMVKQIADELRADGFRLGRATPIPQYHGNNRVLVGLAALAVPSIFVLLLEAFGWYRRRLAAAAYALTALLYLAGVLSHHDAFARSVIALAGALLFATAAMLVLIPAWSERPAERTSTQFLRSIGWTLAATGVALLGALVVIGVLSSPLTMEEIERFRGVRLILALPPAIALALFLFDPRFGSGVQRPRDVFLSPVLAYQLLAGVVVIALGALMLVRSGNDSDVSPSAFELSLRHLLTHVLNVRPRFKEFLVGVPCMMLLPALLPPHRRAIGWFLALGIGVGVGDVIDTFSHLHTPIEISLLRIVNGVVIGALIGMLGIAVYRRLPFARE
- a CDS encoding enoyl-CoA hydratase, encoding MKTLPANAEIVVEREGEIAVVSMNRPEKRNALSLAMMRELDASLEAIGREPETRAVILRGEGPAFSAGHDLRELSNREPGDYREIFQTCVDLMARIAAVPQPVIAEVARVATAAGCQLVAACDLAVASTEATFATPGVRIGLFCSTPMVALSRAVGRKRAMEMLLTGDPIDAQTALAWGLVNRVVAPERLHDETLAFARRIASASRGIVGLGKAAFYAQIDLDQTAAYDYAKEVMTSNALGADAREGIAAFLERRSPTWQR